One window of the Terriglobia bacterium genome contains the following:
- a CDS encoding aminomethyl-transferring glycine dehydrogenase subunit GcvPB (acts in conjunction with GvcH to form H-protein-S-aminomethyldihydrolipoyllysine from glycine; forms a heterodimer with subunit 1 to form the P protein) has product DGANMNALVGKTRPGDFGVDVMHLNLHKTFSTPHGGGGPGSGPVAVKKNLEPFLPVPVIQELQDGTLRLDYDRRQSIGRVRMFFGNFGMHVRALAYIMANGPDGLRQTTEDAVLNANYIRKKLEGCFDLPYKMPSMHEVVFSDKLQAKNGIKTGDIAKRLIDYGFHPYTVSFPLIVHGALMIEPTESESKEELDSFIDAMKKVADEAEKEPDLIRNAPYHTRVSRLDEVAAARKPILRWKPQSKTAAE; this is encoded by the coding sequence GACGGCGCCAACATGAACGCGCTGGTCGGCAAGACGCGCCCCGGCGACTTCGGTGTCGACGTGATGCATCTGAACCTGCACAAGACGTTCTCGACGCCTCATGGCGGCGGTGGTCCGGGGTCCGGTCCTGTCGCGGTCAAAAAGAATCTCGAGCCGTTCCTGCCGGTGCCGGTCATCCAGGAGTTGCAGGACGGAACCCTGCGGCTGGACTATGACCGGAGGCAATCCATTGGACGCGTCCGAATGTTCTTCGGCAACTTCGGCATGCACGTCCGAGCTCTGGCATACATCATGGCCAACGGGCCGGACGGACTGCGTCAGACGACAGAAGACGCGGTTCTCAACGCGAATTATATTCGCAAGAAGCTCGAGGGCTGCTTCGATCTTCCATACAAGATGCCGTCGATGCACGAGGTTGTCTTCAGCGACAAACTGCAGGCGAAGAACGGCATCAAGACCGGCGACATCGCGAAGAGGCTGATCGACTACGGATTCCATCCGTACACGGTGTCGTTTCCGCTGATCGTGCACGGCGCGTTGATGATCGAACCGACGGAGAGTGAATCGAAGGAAGAACTTGACTCGTTCATCGACGCGATGAAGAAGGTCGCGGACGAGGCGGAGAAGGAGCCCGATCTCATCCGCAACGCGCCTTACCATACTCGCGTTTCGCGACTGGATGAAGTCGCGGCGGCGCGAAAACCGATACTGCGATGGAAACCACAGTCGAAGACGGCAGCGGAGTAG
- a CDS encoding cyclic nucleotide-binding domain-containing protein: MAFRMVADAELQASLFKYASSTVEVNAREYLFRQGEDSRGCYLIKRGTLALFMEGSSGKRLLGRELGEGCIVGLPATINGNPLSLTCRVTEDAELALLTRDDLARLMRDDVAAAMKILDLLSTEVQSTRKQVAKYARPARPSLKPGT; encoded by the coding sequence ATGGCTTTCAGGATGGTCGCCGACGCCGAACTCCAGGCATCTCTCTTCAAGTACGCGAGCAGTACGGTCGAGGTCAACGCGCGCGAGTACTTGTTCCGTCAGGGCGAAGACTCCCGCGGATGTTATCTGATAAAGCGCGGTACCCTGGCGCTTTTTATGGAGGGTTCGTCTGGAAAACGGCTCCTTGGCAGAGAGCTCGGGGAAGGGTGCATAGTGGGACTGCCCGCGACAATAAATGGGAATCCGCTTAGCCTCACGTGCCGTGTCACGGAAGACGCCGAACTCGCGCTTCTTACGCGCGACGATCTGGCGCGGTTGATGAGAGATGACGTCGCGGCCGCAATGAAGATCCTCGATCTGCTGAGCACGGAGGTTCAGTCGACGCGCAAGCAGGTGGCGAAGTATGCAAGGCCCGCCAGACCAAGCCTGAAACCTGGCACCTAG